A region from the Bacillus sp. Marseille-P3661 genome encodes:
- the pfkA gene encoding 6-phosphofructokinase — translation MKKIAVLTSGGDAPGMNAAIRAVVRKALFHSIEVCGIYRGYSGLIDGEIELFNLGSVGDIIHRGGTILHSSRSEMFKTVEGQKRAVENLYKHGIEGVVVIGGDGSYRGAKALNEYGIATIGVPGTIDNDIGGTDFTIGFDTALNTIIDAIDKIRDTAMSHEKTFLIEVMGREAGDLALWSGLAGGAESILIPESPIRIEEIIERLDYGMKRGKHHSIIIVAEGVGSAAEIGERINSLADLDTRVTTLGHIQRGGNPTAFDRVLASRLGAYAVELLKEDKSGLAVGIEKNELVYYSFDAILTKVHKQTADLYNLVRQLSI, via the coding sequence ATGAAAAAAATTGCTGTGTTAACAAGTGGCGGTGATGCTCCAGGAATGAATGCTGCGATAAGAGCAGTAGTCAGAAAAGCTTTATTTCATAGTATTGAAGTTTGTGGAATTTATCGCGGTTATTCTGGTCTGATTGATGGTGAAATTGAGTTATTCAATTTAGGATCAGTGGGGGATATCATCCATCGTGGTGGGACGATTTTGCATAGCTCAAGAAGTGAAATGTTTAAAACAGTGGAGGGGCAAAAGCGAGCAGTTGAAAATTTATATAAGCACGGGATTGAAGGTGTAGTTGTAATTGGTGGCGACGGATCTTATCGAGGAGCTAAAGCGCTGAATGAATATGGAATTGCTACAATAGGCGTACCTGGAACAATTGATAATGATATTGGTGGTACTGATTTTACGATTGGGTTTGATACTGCACTAAATACAATTATTGATGCCATTGATAAAATTCGAGATACTGCGATGTCACACGAAAAGACCTTTCTTATTGAAGTGATGGGACGTGAGGCAGGGGATTTAGCATTGTGGAGTGGATTAGCAGGTGGAGCAGAGTCCATATTAATTCCAGAGAGTCCAATTCGTATAGAAGAAATTATTGAAAGACTTGATTATGGGATGAAACGAGGGAAACATCATAGTATTATTATTGTTGCAGAAGGAGTGGGCAGCGCTGCAGAAATAGGTGAACGAATTAATAGCCTAGCAGATTTAGATACCCGTGTCACCACACTCGGTCATATTCAAAGAGGGGGAAATCCCACTGCATTTGATAGAGTTCTAGCCAGTAGACTTGGAGCTTATGCAGTAGAATTATTAAAGGAAGATAAATCCGGTTTAGCAGTGGGAATAGAAAAAAATGAATTGGTATATTATTCGTTTGATGCTATTCTCACAAAAGTTCATAAACAGACAGCAGATCTGTATAATTTAGTCCGTCAGTTATCCATCTAA
- the yidC gene encoding membrane protein insertase YidC — protein MKFFEHYFVQSFSHLLNFFAAFFHDNYGMSIIVLTILIRCVLLPITINQQKTQLQMKKMQPQLQEIKTKHSSKDPQEQLLLQQELMQLYKQNNFNPLNSGCLPLLVQMPILMGFFYAIRGTEEIATHSFLWFQLGTPDPLFILPFLAAFTTFIQTKALRRGEDSNPTNIKTLMYVMPIMILFFALKAPAALVLYWITGNLFYFLQLYIFSIGPFRKALSLKNEENA, from the coding sequence ATGAAGTTTTTTGAACATTATTTTGTGCAATCATTCTCACACTTGCTTAATTTTTTTGCTGCCTTTTTCCACGATAATTACGGAATGAGTATTATAGTTCTAACGATCCTGATACGTTGTGTATTGTTGCCTATTACAATTAATCAACAAAAAACACAACTTCAAATGAAAAAGATGCAGCCACAATTACAGGAAATTAAAACAAAACATTCTTCCAAAGATCCACAAGAGCAATTGCTACTTCAACAAGAGCTTATGCAACTATATAAACAAAATAATTTTAACCCTTTAAACTCAGGCTGCTTACCATTATTGGTTCAAATGCCTATCCTAATGGGCTTTTTTTATGCAATTAGAGGAACTGAAGAAATAGCAACACATAGCTTTTTGTGGTTTCAATTAGGCACACCCGATCCACTTTTTATTCTGCCATTCTTAGCAGCATTTACAACATTCATTCAAACTAAAGCATTGAGACGTGGAGAAGATTCAAATCCTACAAATATTAAAACCTTGATGTATGTGATGCCAATTATGATTCTATTCTTTGCATTAAAAGCACCTGCTGCACTAGTGTTATATTGGATAACCGGAAATCTATTTTACTTCCTTCAATTATATATATTTTCTATAGGTCCTTTTCGAAAAGCATTATCACTTAAAAATGAGGAGAACGCATGA
- a CDS encoding response regulator transcription factor, with protein MNILIIEDEKNMARFIELELNYEGYTSQTAYDGRVGLDLALNEDFDVILLDLMLPSLNGMEVCRRIRASKTTPIIMLTARDSVLDRVSGLDAGADDYISKPFAIEELLARIRAVIRRKQQDSHQHKVLSFKDIEIDIDARIVKRGKQIIELTKREYDLLLVFMQNINRVLTREILLETVWGYDAAAETNVVDVYIRYLRSKIDYKDEESIIQTVRGTGYVMRS; from the coding sequence ATGAACATACTAATCATAGAAGATGAAAAAAATATGGCTCGGTTTATTGAGCTAGAATTAAATTACGAAGGCTATACAAGCCAAACTGCTTATGATGGTAGAGTTGGCCTAGATCTGGCTTTAAATGAAGACTTTGATGTCATTTTATTAGACCTCATGTTGCCTTCACTAAATGGAATGGAAGTTTGTAGAAGAATACGCGCCTCAAAGACAACACCCATAATTATGCTTACTGCGCGTGATAGTGTATTAGATCGTGTTTCGGGTCTTGATGCTGGAGCTGACGATTACATTTCTAAACCTTTTGCAATTGAGGAATTATTAGCTAGAATTCGTGCTGTTATAAGACGGAAACAACAAGATTCGCATCAACACAAAGTCCTATCTTTTAAAGATATCGAAATTGATATAGATGCACGTATTGTTAAACGCGGAAAGCAAATCATCGAATTGACAAAACGTGAGTATGATTTACTGCTTGTTTTCATGCAAAATATTAACCGAGTTCTAACAAGAGAAATCTTGTTAGAAACAGTTTGGGGCTATGATGCTGCGGCTGAAACAAATGTTGTCGATGTTTATATTCGCTATTTACGAAGTAAAATCGACTATAAAGATGAAGAAAGTATCATCCAAACGGTTAGAGGCACTGGCTATGTGATGCGGTCATGA
- a CDS encoding HAMP domain-containing sensor histidine kinase encodes MKTYLSRFPIKWKITIWTSVVLFLLFSFFAIFQYFFLKNWMLNHEKTLIIEKMREVQAYVLAHDELSKETIIQSKQLLENVNEKNELIKIVDQNDNTILTITDDPFLERLSYIPKLNEVTFIKNKTDHYIIYTEDINHHDFHGSVEIIRNLESYTRLFHHLSIMMVLAVLGAILLSSIGGIIIANQILKPIKVLSAIMQKIKAKGLKQRVPEFHTKDEITELTRIFNQMMDDLENSFNKQKQFVEDASHELRTPISILEGHLSMLQRWGKKDAQILDESLKSSLYEVKRLKDLVLNLLDLTRVESTQIKKETFNPNFIIDHVIHSFITLYPDFKFIMDYKKTNVEFHGVQQHFEQLLIIILDNAIKYSQSNKRILVDSEVKNQKLFLYVRDHGEGIPKEELPFVFDRFYRVDKARSRAKGGNGLGLSIAKKIVENFDGTITIESELNKGTTVILGFPIHMK; translated from the coding sequence ATGAAAACATACCTTTCTCGCTTTCCAATTAAGTGGAAAATCACGATTTGGACGTCAGTAGTATTATTTTTACTATTTTCATTTTTTGCAATCTTTCAGTACTTTTTCTTGAAAAATTGGATGTTAAATCATGAAAAGACATTAATTATTGAAAAAATGCGTGAGGTACAAGCTTACGTATTAGCTCATGACGAATTAAGTAAAGAAACCATTATCCAAAGTAAACAGCTATTAGAAAATGTTAATGAAAAAAATGAACTTATAAAAATTGTAGACCAAAACGATAACACCATTCTCACTATTACAGATGATCCATTTTTAGAACGATTGTCATATATACCTAAATTGAATGAAGTAACATTTATAAAAAACAAGACCGATCATTATATTATCTATACCGAAGATATTAACCACCATGATTTTCACGGGTCTGTTGAAATTATTAGGAATTTAGAAAGCTATACTCGTTTATTCCATCATCTATCGATCATGATGGTGCTTGCAGTTCTTGGTGCCATCTTGCTAAGTAGTATCGGTGGAATAATCATAGCCAATCAAATTTTGAAGCCCATTAAAGTTTTAAGTGCAATCATGCAAAAAATTAAAGCTAAAGGATTAAAACAACGAGTTCCAGAATTTCATACAAAAGATGAAATAACTGAATTAACTAGAATTTTTAATCAGATGATGGATGATTTAGAAAACTCTTTTAATAAACAGAAACAATTTGTTGAAGATGCTTCACATGAACTGCGTACTCCCATTTCAATTTTAGAAGGTCACTTGTCAATGCTTCAAAGATGGGGAAAGAAAGATGCCCAAATTTTAGATGAATCGTTAAAATCATCCCTCTATGAAGTAAAACGTCTAAAAGACTTAGTTTTAAATTTATTGGATTTGACAAGAGTTGAATCCACTCAAATAAAAAAAGAAACCTTTAACCCAAACTTTATTATTGACCATGTTATTCATAGCTTTATAACGCTTTATCCTGATTTTAAATTTATTATGGATTATAAAAAAACAAATGTAGAGTTTCACGGAGTACAACAACATTTTGAACAATTATTGATCATCATCTTGGACAACGCTATAAAGTACTCGCAAAGTAATAAAAGGATACTCGTAGATTCTGAAGTTAAAAATCAAAAATTATTTCTATATGTGCGTGATCATGGTGAGGGTATTCCAAAGGAAGAGTTGCCATTTGTTTTTGACCGGTTTTATCGAGTGGATAAAGCGAGAAGTCGTGCCAAAGGTGGGAATGGTCTAGGTCTATCAATAGCTAAAAAAATCGTTGAAAACTTTGACGGAACAATCACGATTGAGAGTGAGTTAAACAAAGGAACAACAGTCATTCTTGGTTTTCCAATTCATATGAAATAA
- a CDS encoding copper resistance CopC family protein, producing MNKVLLFTCVFFLAFVHNSFAHTGLESSSPQNGEVIKEKLNQIALTFETKIEQGSTFELINSVGNTFDVEEIVINENTMVGQLANPLENGQYHVNWDIIGADGHPIEGEFSFAVQLPITETNADEQVNPEEETQTPANDEETQKDIVKDPEKETQEDTVNEETESETESTEKPSNIIPILIGLLIILVVGSFIIILKRKK from the coding sequence ATGAATAAAGTATTATTATTTACCTGTGTGTTTTTCCTTGCATTTGTACATAATTCTTTTGCACACACTGGATTAGAAAGCTCTTCACCTCAAAATGGTGAAGTCATTAAAGAGAAATTGAATCAGATTGCTTTAACTTTTGAAACAAAGATTGAACAAGGCAGTACATTTGAACTTATTAATTCAGTTGGAAATACTTTTGATGTAGAAGAGATCGTGATCAATGAGAATACAATGGTAGGACAACTAGCCAACCCGTTAGAGAATGGACAATACCATGTAAATTGGGACATTATTGGTGCTGACGGTCACCCGATTGAAGGAGAATTTTCTTTTGCTGTTCAGTTACCTATTACTGAAACAAATGCAGATGAGCAGGTTAATCCTGAAGAAGAAACACAGACCCCTGCAAATGATGAAGAAACTCAAAAAGATATAGTAAAAGACCCTGAGAAGGAAACTCAAGAAGATACAGTAAATGAGGAAACAGAGTCAGAAACGGAGAGTACTGAAAAGCCATCAAATATCATTCCAATTTTAATCGGTTTATTAATTATTCTTGTTGTAGGCAGCTTTATCATTATTTTAAAAAGGAAGAAATAG
- a CDS encoding copper resistance D family protein yields the protein MASIVGIAIFSFFPVLQLVLYLSPNIGFIQTLTSILLTFEVGKAWLFTFIPSIILFLFVIWFDYRNKPLNAWIGIFLTFILILALGWSSHATAYKQLWGFFNHTTHFTAVSVWIGILFVISWFSFNHTNWLNFLKWYTPVAVICLVCTIVTGLIIMTFVVDLKEYPTSWMIPYGQALLIKHILIIPLLTYAMINGFLIKKKLMNDVQYNPIPWARTESMIILLIFSVTSVLGQQSPPHEMNVSSEEVSRIFLLLYQGQFQPETTVQLEPNPTSLSLCVLAALSCAMIVMSYIKKMPAIVSFLTSILLVVCVYLSLILSIHLI from the coding sequence TTGGCATCTATAGTTGGGATAGCTATTTTTTCATTTTTTCCCGTTTTACAATTAGTTTTATACTTATCTCCAAACATTGGATTTATACAAACATTGACATCTATCCTTCTAACATTTGAAGTCGGAAAAGCATGGCTATTTACTTTTATACCATCGATCATTTTATTCCTGTTTGTCATTTGGTTTGATTATCGCAATAAACCTTTAAATGCTTGGATTGGAATTTTTCTTACATTCATATTAATTCTTGCATTGGGTTGGTCAAGTCATGCCACCGCCTATAAACAGCTATGGGGTTTCTTCAATCACACTACACATTTTACTGCTGTTAGTGTTTGGATCGGGATACTATTTGTCATTAGTTGGTTTTCATTTAATCACACGAATTGGTTGAATTTTTTAAAATGGTACACCCCTGTTGCAGTAATTTGCCTTGTCTGCACTATTGTAACAGGGCTTATTATCATGACTTTCGTAGTTGATTTGAAAGAGTACCCTACTTCTTGGATGATTCCGTATGGACAAGCATTATTAATTAAACATATCTTGATTATCCCTTTACTTACCTATGCAATGATAAACGGTTTTCTTATTAAAAAGAAATTAATGAATGATGTACAATATAATCCAATACCTTGGGCAAGAACCGAAAGTATGATCATCTTGCTTATTTTTTCAGTAACATCGGTATTAGGACAACAATCACCGCCCCACGAAATGAACGTATCAAGCGAAGAGGTTTCTAGAATATTTTTGTTGTTATATCAAGGTCAGTTTCAGCCAGAAACGACTGTTCAACTTGAACCCAACCCAACTAGCCTTTCTCTATGCGTTTTAGCAGCTCTTTCCTGCGCTATGATTGTGATGTCTTATATCAAAAAAATGCCAGCCATAGTCTCATTCTTGACGAGTATTCTACTAGTGGTTTGTGTTTACCTATCATTAATCCTCAGCATTCATTTAATCTAG
- a CDS encoding spore germination protein, with protein sequence MNENLESPLDKNMETNVDQVKDIFSYGMNTDFSMREFTSNQKHVLFFYSSTVDTVKIENNIIKPLLFAQYKNDVHSIVTIEKIEEAYDFEDIAEGLINGKAILFREGDEKKAYVLDVSNFKHRNIEQSQNENLVKGPKEAFTESLNTNLSLIRKRIHDNDLIAEKVSVGKRSKSNVTVMYIKDLANGEVLGQVKSRIKRINTDSVRNIEILEQYIEDKPFSILPTLLYTERPDRAASYLEDGYIVLLMENSSACLILPVTFWSFFHSPEDRYLRFMFGNFARLIRFTAMFITMFISSIYITLTNFHSEMIPPDLLLAIASSREKVPFPVAFEVLIMEFAFELIREAGLRIPSPLGPTIGIVGALILGQAAVEANIISPIIVIVAALSGLSSFAIPDISFNYSVRITRFLFIFSSMLFGIFSLTGCFLLWVMYLISVKSFGVPYLSPLTPHFKSSNDTLLRKLIGNELWRPGNIRPKDMRKQ encoded by the coding sequence ATGAACGAAAATTTAGAATCACCCTTGGACAAAAACATGGAAACCAATGTTGACCAGGTGAAAGATATATTCTCCTACGGTATGAATACAGACTTTTCAATGCGGGAGTTTACAAGTAATCAGAAACATGTTTTGTTTTTTTACTCATCCACAGTGGATACTGTAAAAATAGAAAACAACATCATAAAACCACTCTTGTTTGCACAATACAAAAACGATGTACACTCCATCGTAACGATTGAAAAGATAGAAGAGGCATATGATTTCGAGGATATTGCAGAGGGCTTGATTAATGGTAAAGCCATTTTGTTTAGAGAAGGAGATGAAAAAAAGGCATATGTCCTTGATGTTTCCAACTTTAAACATCGTAATATTGAGCAATCCCAAAATGAGAATCTTGTTAAAGGCCCAAAAGAGGCATTCACAGAATCTCTAAATACTAACCTATCTCTAATAAGAAAGAGGATCCATGACAACGATTTAATAGCGGAAAAAGTAAGTGTTGGTAAGCGTTCTAAATCAAATGTTACAGTTATGTATATAAAAGACCTTGCGAATGGTGAAGTGTTGGGCCAAGTAAAAAGTCGAATAAAACGGATTAACACAGATAGTGTACGAAATATAGAAATACTTGAACAATACATAGAAGATAAACCTTTTTCTATCTTACCTACCTTGCTTTATACAGAAAGACCTGATAGAGCTGCTTCCTATTTAGAAGATGGCTATATTGTTCTACTCATGGAAAATTCGTCAGCTTGCTTAATATTGCCTGTTACGTTCTGGTCCTTTTTTCATTCACCAGAGGACCGCTATTTACGTTTTATGTTTGGAAACTTTGCCAGGTTGATTCGATTTACAGCGATGTTCATTACAATGTTTATTTCATCCATCTATATAACTTTAACGAATTTTCATAGCGAGATGATACCACCAGATCTATTGTTGGCAATTGCTAGTTCCAGAGAAAAGGTTCCCTTCCCTGTCGCCTTTGAAGTGTTAATTATGGAGTTTGCTTTTGAATTAATAAGAGAAGCTGGGCTCCGAATACCTTCTCCATTAGGTCCTACAATTGGAATAGTCGGTGCATTAATTTTAGGGCAGGCAGCAGTTGAGGCAAATATAATTAGTCCAATTATTGTGATTGTTGCAGCTTTATCCGGTCTTTCATCGTTTGCCATTCCAGATATTAGCTTTAACTATTCAGTTCGTATCACACGCTTCCTGTTCATCTTTTCTTCTATGCTTTTTGGCATTTTTAGTTTGACAGGTTGTTTTTTATTATGGGTTATGTATTTAATTTCTGTTAAGTCGTTTGGTGTACCCTATCTATCACCCTTAACTCCACATTTTAAATCATCAAACGATACCTTACTTCGAAAGTTAATTGGCAATGAACTTTGGAGACCTGGGAATATCAGACCAAAGGACATGAGGAAGCAATAA
- a CDS encoding GerAB/ArcD/ProY family transporter, with translation MKAQGTLKAREMFAIISILIGIKLSDMTPTIYAQTGKNSFWLMPIISFVIIFPSVLLLLKLLERYKTKNLVELTRHILGSKIGSFVSFIFFLTTFSALSIDSRNYVETLSILYFEESPEIALYLTFMLICAFGAKKGFETIGSTAWAVLPYIKISLLLLIVIVMKDVVWLRIFPIFGGGFKDIVMDGVKKGAIFGDLFIITIAYPLVKDTKSFHKGYLFGTFFALFELTLFYLIYCTFFDYKSIAKIAFPYHEITQYVNVGTFFTNLETFFMTFWILAAFIRFILYLYVAAWIFGAIFKIKEFEPLVFILGFISLTVGMLPNGPIINTLTLRENFLNIITPFFVLFPVMLWVVAKFKGELTRT, from the coding sequence ATGAAAGCACAAGGAACTCTAAAAGCACGTGAGATGTTTGCCATCATATCAATATTAATCGGCATTAAGCTTTCTGACATGACACCAACTATATATGCGCAAACAGGGAAAAATAGTTTTTGGTTGATGCCTATTATTTCTTTCGTCATCATATTCCCTTCTGTTTTATTACTATTAAAATTGCTAGAAAGGTATAAAACCAAAAATCTTGTTGAATTAACCCGACATATTTTAGGTTCAAAGATCGGAAGTTTCGTTTCGTTTATTTTTTTTCTTACAACTTTTTCCGCCCTTTCCATTGACAGTAGAAATTATGTTGAAACACTAAGTATCTTGTATTTTGAGGAGTCTCCTGAGATAGCATTATATTTAACTTTTATGCTTATATGCGCATTTGGAGCTAAGAAAGGATTTGAAACTATAGGTAGTACCGCTTGGGCTGTATTGCCTTATATCAAAATATCCCTCCTTCTCCTTATTGTTATTGTTATGAAAGATGTGGTTTGGTTAAGAATATTCCCTATTTTTGGAGGTGGATTTAAGGACATTGTAATGGATGGTGTAAAAAAAGGAGCTATCTTCGGTGATTTGTTTATCATTACAATAGCCTATCCTCTTGTAAAAGATACAAAAAGTTTCCACAAAGGATACTTATTTGGAACATTTTTTGCTTTGTTTGAGTTAACGTTATTTTATTTAATTTATTGTACATTTTTTGATTATAAATCCATCGCAAAAATTGCGTTTCCCTATCATGAGATTACACAGTATGTTAACGTGGGGACATTTTTCACGAATTTGGAAACATTTTTTATGACCTTTTGGATTCTGGCTGCATTTATTCGTTTCATTTTATACCTTTATGTAGCTGCATGGATCTTTGGCGCGATTTTTAAAATTAAAGAATTCGAACCTTTGGTTTTTATCTTAGGATTCATCTCACTAACTGTTGGTATGCTACCTAATGGTCCGATTATAAATACGCTAACCCTAAGAGAGAACTTTTTGAATATTATTACCCCTTTTTTTGTTTTATTCCCGGTAATGTTATGGGTAGTTGCTAAATTCAAAGGGGAGTTGACTAGAACATGA
- a CDS encoding Ger(x)C family spore germination protein, which yields MKSTSILFILLSISLLLSGCYDKIELEQQSYVVALGLDQAAGKKGLFDITFQLANPEVGTSAQGGGADEPSRETVTLPANDFVTAKNTANSFVSRKITLDFAKVLVVSEELARSEEFLKIMETAARTKQLRENVSIIVSKEKASAFLKNNKPKTETRPHKYFQFMIERARETGIIPESTVHRFFQITEGDADLFLAIYATTEKNYKKDRYEDDYKAGEIPHKGGNNTEFMGSAVFKEGKMIDSITGEETRIANILDNTVEMQDVLATYPDPKNEKYQIAARFTKKEDTDIKVFYHKDKPSEIKVKVPIQIEILAVPSLIDYSSNKENRELLKQTIEKTLKKKYEEFIEKTQEEYKTEPFYWSLYIRKYFTSIEEYEQADWNKKIYPNANIIIEVELEKLKFGKLLRSTNFSEVQD from the coding sequence ATGAAAAGTACATCAATTCTATTTATACTTCTATCCATATCACTCCTGTTGTCCGGCTGTTACGATAAAATTGAACTTGAACAACAATCCTATGTTGTCGCTTTAGGATTGGATCAAGCAGCAGGAAAAAAAGGGCTATTCGACATTACATTTCAGTTAGCAAACCCGGAAGTAGGGACATCTGCTCAAGGCGGAGGGGCTGATGAACCGTCCAGAGAAACCGTAACCTTGCCCGCAAATGATTTCGTAACAGCCAAAAATACTGCAAACTCATTTGTAAGCAGAAAAATTACTCTGGACTTTGCGAAAGTACTAGTAGTTTCGGAAGAGTTAGCTCGCTCAGAGGAGTTTTTAAAAATAATGGAAACAGCAGCTCGAACAAAACAATTAAGAGAAAACGTAAGTATAATTGTATCAAAAGAAAAGGCTAGTGCATTTTTGAAAAATAATAAACCTAAAACGGAAACGAGACCGCATAAGTATTTCCAGTTCATGATCGAACGGGCAAGAGAAACAGGAATAATCCCTGAATCCACCGTCCACCGTTTTTTTCAAATTACAGAAGGAGACGCAGACCTATTCCTGGCCATATATGCCACAACAGAAAAAAATTATAAAAAAGATAGATATGAGGACGATTACAAAGCAGGTGAAATTCCACACAAAGGTGGAAATAATACTGAGTTTATGGGATCTGCAGTATTTAAAGAAGGTAAAATGATCGATAGTATAACTGGTGAAGAGACACGTATTGCAAACATTTTAGATAATACAGTAGAAATGCAGGATGTATTAGCCACTTACCCAGACCCGAAAAATGAAAAATATCAGATAGCAGCAAGGTTCACCAAAAAGGAAGATACTGACATTAAAGTTTTTTATCATAAAGATAAACCTTCAGAAATAAAGGTAAAGGTTCCAATTCAAATCGAAATATTGGCAGTTCCTAGCTTAATCGATTATTCATCTAATAAAGAAAATAGAGAATTGCTGAAACAAACAATAGAAAAGACTCTAAAGAAAAAATATGAAGAGTTTATTGAAAAAACACAAGAAGAATATAAAACAGAACCATTTTATTGGTCTCTCTATATAAGAAAATATTTCACATCCATAGAAGAGTATGAACAAGCTGATTGGAATAAGAAGATCTACCCTAATGCAAACATTATAATTGAGGTCGAATTAGAAAAATTAAAGTTCGGAAAGTTATTAAGAAGCACTAATTTTTCGGAGGTACAAGACTAA
- a CDS encoding Ger(x)C family spore germination protein, giving the protein MKYKNCWLVVFCLFFLSGCWDKKELNEVAVVMGVGVDKVEEEYKITAQVIKPPSGEKGGSGSELPTWSVSATGNTVMGAIRNLNELSPRRFYWAHLQIIIFGEELAKEGIGPVITWFERDSDSRAGALVIVTQGTAEDLLNNKIELGDVPAKSMADLIEGSTLRQINVMEVKLRDLMTILATPGIEPVLDVINPKKIRGEVETFELDGVAIFNHDKLKGYVTGPETLGIEIINNKLNFSIIEGICPESQKEDEFFAFQITDFQSNVLPQVKSEKIIFKVDVTLEGNLLDQTCNIDLLRKEQLRSVEKEIAKNLEENVVNEFQIAKDMDSDIYGIGRELRRFYPDYWSEIRDSYAYLDRVEFDIKVKSNVRRTGLIIEPTQVKLKDVPE; this is encoded by the coding sequence ATGAAGTATAAGAATTGTTGGTTAGTTGTTTTCTGTTTATTCTTTTTAAGTGGTTGTTGGGATAAAAAGGAATTAAATGAAGTAGCTGTGGTGATGGGGGTAGGTGTTGATAAGGTGGAAGAAGAATATAAAATAACAGCTCAAGTTATTAAACCACCTTCTGGAGAGAAAGGTGGTAGTGGCTCCGAGTTGCCTACCTGGAGTGTTTCTGCAACAGGAAATACAGTTATGGGTGCGATTAGAAACTTAAATGAGTTGTCTCCACGTCGTTTTTATTGGGCGCACTTACAAATAATTATTTTCGGTGAAGAACTAGCAAAAGAGGGAATAGGGCCAGTAATTACATGGTTTGAAAGAGATAGTGATAGTCGGGCAGGAGCACTGGTTATTGTGACCCAAGGTACTGCAGAGGACTTATTAAACAACAAAATAGAGCTAGGCGATGTTCCAGCAAAATCGATGGCTGATCTGATCGAAGGATCGACGTTGAGACAAATAAACGTAATGGAGGTTAAGCTAAGAGACTTGATGACAATTCTCGCGACCCCCGGTATAGAGCCGGTACTAGATGTAATTAATCCAAAGAAAATTCGGGGAGAAGTAGAAACGTTTGAGTTAGATGGTGTTGCGATCTTTAACCATGATAAGTTAAAAGGTTATGTTACTGGACCTGAAACATTAGGGATAGAAATCATAAATAACAAGTTGAATTTCTCTATAATTGAAGGTATATGCCCTGAGAGTCAAAAGGAAGATGAGTTCTTTGCATTTCAAATTACTGATTTTCAAAGCAATGTTCTACCACAAGTGAAAAGCGAAAAAATTATTTTTAAGGTAGATGTAACTTTGGAGGGGAATTTGCTTGACCAGACATGTAACATCGACTTGTTAAGGAAAGAGCAATTAAGATCAGTGGAGAAAGAAATTGCTAAAAACCTAGAAGAGAATGTAGTTAACGAATTTCAAATTGCTAAAGATATGGATTCTGATATATACGGGATTGGGAGAGAGTTAAGACGATTCTATCCTGATTATTGGAGCGAAATCCGTGATTCGTATGCATACTTAGATCGTGTGGAGTTTGATATAAAAGTGAAGTCTAATGTAAGGAGAACTGGGTTAATCATTGAGCCAACACAAGTAAAACTTAAGGATGTGCCTGAGTAA